In Gossypium hirsutum isolate 1008001.06 chromosome D06, Gossypium_hirsutum_v2.1, whole genome shotgun sequence, one genomic interval encodes:
- the LOC107901327 gene encoding uncharacterized protein, producing MSWLLKSLQSEVPRSPTSSPDHSPTNLNGGVKDDLSLIGETIGRQLRGVAAFLAPPPSQPSVTASEGGLEQEQVQEPQSDKLLGIRNDLAEIGGSFKSGLSLLSSNRAVTEISRFASSLLQFPDQDDHGGHDEDDDDEDYDDGVPGITDEVIKFVEEISNRPELWTDFPLSLHNDFKMSEDQIEHAENVEHLVPSFEALRVGLQHNLGDERFWMIYFILLLPRLNEHDFEVLSSPEVIETRDALLQKLQKNKNVQVENSSPDASQQSGNFSETKRETFVSEEKVSEIVNAAEGLEITSSEDNTEQWLEEAEFSSGSSLSIKKNLEHEEDVSFSDLEDDDTDTSNRASVRKSTQHDKALSSSGSNDWVQLNKRLETRGALQKAGQTSCRDKDSEVEESNDWLTDDDFVDVKVSPKLLGSLEYS from the exons ATGTCTTGGCTGTTGAAGTCTCTCCAATCCGAAGTTCCTCGTTCGCCCACGTCTTCACCAGATCACAGTCCCACCAACCTAAACGGCGGCGTCAAGGACGATCTTTCTCTCATCGGGGAAACAATAGGCCGCCAACTACGTGGAGTCGCTGCGTTCTTAGCACCGCCTCCTTCGCAGCCTTCCGTCACCGCCTCCGAGGGAGGACTAGAACAGGAACAAGTACAAGAGCCGCAGTCAGATAAGCTCCTGGGGATCCGCAACGATTTGGCGGAGATCGGTGGCAGCTTCAAGAGCGGGCTTtcgttattatcaagtaacagaGCGGTGACGGAGATCTCTAGATTCGCTTCGAGTTTATTACAGTTCCCGGATCAAGATGATCATGGTGGTCATGATGAGGATGATGACGATGAAGATTACGATGACGGAGTGCCGGGAATTACCGATGAGGTGattaaatttgttgaagaaatttCCAACCGACCAGAGCTCTGGACTGATTTTCCTCTCTCTTTACATAACG ATTTCAAAATGTCTGAGGATCAGATAGAACATGCTGAAAATGTCGAACACCTAGTCCCAAGTTTTGAAGCTCTTAGAGTTGGCCTTCAGCATAACTTGGGAGACGAAAGGTTTTGGATGATATATTTCATATTGTTGCTTCCAAGACTGAATGAGCATGATTTTGAGGTTCTATCAAGCCCTGAG GTTATTGAAACTAGAGACGCACTTTTGCAGAAGCTGCAAAAGAATAAGAATGTACAGGTTGAAAACAGTAGTCCTGATGCATCTCAACAGAGTGGCAATTTTAGTGAGACAAAACGAGAAACTTTTGTATCTGAGGAAAAGGTCAGTGAAATCGTAAATGCGGCAGAAGGATTAGAGATTACCTCCAGCGAGGACAACACTGAGCAAtggttagaagaagcagaatttTCCAGTGGAAGTTCCCTGAGCATCAAGAAAAACCTGGAACATGAAGAAGATGTTTCATTCAGTGATCTGGAAGACGATGATACCGATACTTCTAATAGAGCATCAGTGCGTAAGTCAACACAGCATGACAAAGCTCTTTCATCCAGTGGATCCAATGACTGGGTTCAGCTGAACAAGAGACTAGAAACTCGTGGTGCTTTGCAGAAAGCAGGCCAAACAAGTTGTCGAGATAAAGATTCTGAAGTTGAGGAGTCAAATGACTGGCTCACTGATGATGATTTCGTCGACGTG AAAGTTTCTCCGAAGTTGTTGGGTAGCTTGGAATATTCGTAA
- the LOC107901329 gene encoding vicilin-like seed storage protein At2g18540: MVDCCQRLQGTSGEDAPDTNAESCQDTNEVSSQTKLNRQSSLANTVRSLIRETFFGTGKCMGNCSNTSGEAILGQHDSTSESAEETLRLIVKSLKALNDEVTQVTLEQSQECHFVQKVLAVLREAPKHLLPDLVSLLPKLACQFDHNVVGSAILCQLKETDADYSMRLLVLEAMCQLKLAMDVWKSVFLQASNVVDDLNGEALGAAIALLFKAASQCQDIPLAVSIVRQKLQHLGADVSPFVLDRLAKSLNSSNDLAVTMLQKIDSVFSVDQERLSSGEHGPATESLHAGGHHFSDIFMLLKMLAIPSIANQTMRAFEKGIANGFITHHLAEMEKWGSSYTERAFILVFGIADKLLQSRRPPVLEFLRKFYSILFKLSNDENYQKKMLRKLVDHAMSAANNCFETSLDVLVFLVHKECKVAELVVSMARDDFQLANSNLSALQSKLDTRNDEYRRVEEDLKTDLERRKIEESIFLQCLREAEVTSLHHMTEMSLEMDRSTLENKKLSEKLQVIQDTLSKQKDKFVKLSNEKKEVIQEKNDLAKKLRTTEADKNSLVEELRTEVEAQNAEQQSLSNEVQMLKQELKQIKREKQEKEEEIGRCKNYNDELEVKLNSLQEVAQEKNDLAKKLRKTEADKNRFVEELRTEVEAQKAEQQSLSNEVQTLKQELRQIKREKQEKEEEIGRCKNYNDELEVKLNSLQAVAQEKNDLAEKLRTAEAEKKNLAKQSRRLTSQNEAKEAARRPLLDEFHRLRQEKQKEEEIEYYKTHSYELKQRLDISMGKIQSLENSLHEERQKITSLMGFVQENLPMEQLQALLNIHENCLRIFQATQQLRRNFL, from the exons ATGGTTGACTGTTGCCAGCGATTACAAGGAACATCCGGTGAGGATGCACCTGATACAAATGCAGAATCATGTCAAGATACCAATGAAGTTAGCTCTCAAACTAAATTAAATAGGCAAAGTAGTTTAGCAAATACTGTTCGATCATTAATACGTGAGACATTCTTTGGTACTGGAAAGTGTATGGGCAATTGTAGTAATACATCGGGGGAAGCTATTCTTGGACAGCATGATTCTACTTCTGAGTCAGCTGAGGAGACCTTAAGGCTTATTGTAAAGTCATTGAAGGCTCTAAATGATGAAGTTACACAAGTTACCTTAGAGCAAAGCCAAGAGTGTCACTTTGTGCAGAAGGTTTTAGCAGTACTACGAGAAGCTCCCAAGCATCTGCTACCAGATCTTGTTTCTTTATTGCCAAAATTAGCATGTCAGTTTGATCATAATGTTGTTGGTTCTGCTATTTTATGTCAGCTAAAAGAGACAGATGCAGACTATTCAATGCGACTACTT GTTCTTGAGGCCATGTGTCAATTGAAGTTGGCTATGGATGTTTGGAAAAGTGTATTTCTTCAAGCCTCTAATGTTGTGGATGATTTAAACGGTGAAGCACTTGGAGCTGCAATCGCCTTATTATTTAAAGCTGCATCTCAGTGTCAGGATATCCCTTTAGCA GTAAGTATTGTCCGTCAAAAGTTACAGCATTTAGGAGCTGATGTTTCACCTTTTGTGCTGGATCGCCTTGCAAAATCTTTGAATAGTTCTAATGACCTTGCAGTAACCATGTTACAAAAAATTGATTCCGTCTTTTCAGTTGACCAAGAACGCCTGTCATCTGGTGAACATGGGCCGGCAACTGAGAGTTTGCATGCAGGAGGTCACCATTTTTCTGATATCTTTATGTTGTTAAAGATGCTGGCCATACCCTCTATTGCTAATCAAACTATGCGGGCTTTTGAGAAAGGTATTGCAAATGGATTCATCACACATCATTTGGCGGAGATGGAAAAATGGGGTTCTTCATATACTGAAAGagcttttattttggtttttggtattGCTGATAAGTTGCTCCAATCTAGACGTCCTCCAGTGCTTGAGTTTCTGAGAAAGTTTTATTCAATATTGTTTAAACTGTCTAATGATGAGAATTATCAGAAGAAGATGCTGAGAAAATTGGTTGACCATGCAATGAGTGCGGCTAATAATTGCTTTGAAACTAGTCTGGATGTGTTGGTTTTCTTGGTGCACAAGGAATGTAAAGTTGCTGAACTAGTTGTAAGCATGGCCAGAGATGATTTTCAACTAGCTAATTCTAACCTCTCAGCCCTTCAGAGCAAGTTAGATACTAGAAATGATGAATATAGGCGTGTTGAAGAAGACCTCAAAACTGACCTTGAAAGAAGGAAGATAGAGGAATCAATTTTCTTACAATGTCTTCGTGAGGCTGAAGTTACTTCTCTTCACCATATG ACTGAAATGAGCCTTGAAATGGATAGATCTACTCTGGAAAACAAGAAACTTTCTGAAAAGCTTCAAGTAATTCAAGATACTTTGTCTAAACAGAAAGATAAGTTCGTGAAGCTCTCCAATGAGAAAAAG GAAGTAATTCAAGAGAAGAATGATCTTGCTAAAAAGCTGAGGACCACCGAAGCTGATAAGAACAGCCTCGTTGAAGAATTGAGAACAGAAGTTGAAGCTCAAAACGCAGAACAACAGTCACTTTCAAATGAAGTCCAGATGTTGAAGCAAGAACTTAAGCAGATCAAAAGAGAGAAACAGGAGAAGGAAGAGGAAATTGGACGCTGTAAGAACTATAATGATGAGCTGGAAGTGAAGTTAAATAGTTTGCAG GAAGTAGCTCAAGAGAAGAATGATCTTGCTAAAAAGCTGAGGAAGACTGAAGCTGATAAGAACAGATTCGTTGAAGAATTGAGAACAGAAGTTGAAGCTCAAAAAGCAGAACAACAGTCACTTTCAAATGAAGTCCAGACGTTGAAGCAAGAACTTAGGCAGATCAAAAGAGAGAAACAGGAGAAGGAAGAGGAAATTGGACGCTGTAAGAACTATAATGATGAGCTGGAAGTGAAGTTGAATAGTTTGCAG GCAGTAGCTCAAGAGAAGAATGATCTTGCTGAAAAGCTGAGGACTGCAGAAGCTGAGAAGAAAAACTTGGCCAAACAATCAAGAAGATTGACTTCACAGAATGAAGCTAAAGAAGCAGCACGACGGCCACTTTTAGATGAATTCCATAGGTTGAGACAGGAGAAACAAAAGGAAGAAGAAATTGAATACTACAAGACCCATAGTTATGAGCTGAAACAGCGGTTGGATATATCGATG GGGAAGATCCAATCCCTTGAGAATTCACTGCATGAAGAAAGGCAAAAAATTACCAGCCTCATGGGATTTGTCCAGGAAAATCTGCCAATGGAGCAACTGCAAGCACTGCTAAACATCCATGAAAATTGCTTACGAATATTCCAAGCTACCCAACAACTTCGGAGAAACTTTCTGTGA
- the LOC121218373 gene encoding uncharacterized protein: MAEPGITLEHRGKHSCLAKWTVPYNPELQPEKMIYSPWFEMGDFEFRSVIVPGSDALALALALGPDAFFSLQVRINSPRYSFRFGPLASYKLSILNHEDESKSLTKAFKFTLFTRNTNIPTGGSLQLASSVFGPRSGFFKKGSLHCSIEISILDESFSFSFSRDGNNDTEMVDYSAHSLSCDTIVLAGKFKWKIKNFSFFKEMIETRQQMSSAVFLLGRGFAHISASTTKVNGVECLSLFLEANEMHTCPKCMGHNKPSWCLFRISVLSQKAWRSHMHKDSYGRLNKTTPALGWNDYMKISDLIGPNNGFVMNNTVEFTVSFKAIKDSAAVLTSGFKKFGAFNKSGSCTWKIENFTRLKDILKNEKMMGVSVESSKFQVEDHEFRLIVFPRGQYQKPIYLSMIIEASGPQDATQDWSCFARCRLSVVNKKNKDNSIFTETQGRFSEAAKRWGWPEFLTLATLFNKGSGRV; encoded by the exons ATGGCGGAACCTGGGATCACCCTAGAGCACCGCGGTAAACATTCATGTCTTGCCAAATGGACAGTCCCTTACAACCCAGAACTTCAGCCCGAGAAAATGATTTACAGTCCTTGGTTTGAAATGGGTGACTTTGAATTCCGCTCCGTGATAGTCCCAGGAAGTGATGCCCTTGCCCTTGCCCTTGCCCTTGGCCCTGACGCTTTCTTTTCTCTCCAAGTTAGAATCAACTCTCCACGTTACTCTTTCAGATTCGGTCCCTTGGCGTCTTATAAACTAAGCATTTTGAACCATGAAGATGAGTCAAAGTCTTTGACCAAAGCGTTTAAGTTTACTTTGTTTACCAGGAATACAAATATTCCTACCGGCGGTAGCTTACAACTTGCTAGTTCTGTTTTTGGTCCAAGATCAGGGTTTTTCAAGAAAGGTTCTTTGCATTGTTCTATTGAAATTTCCATTTTGGATgagtcattttcattttcattttcaagggACGGTAACAATGACACTGAGATGGTCGACTATTCAGCGCATTCTTTAAGTTGTGACACTATTGTTTTGGCCGGGAAATTTAAATGGaagattaaaaattttagtttctttAAGGAAATGATCGAGACCCGCCAGCAGATGAGTAGCGCTGTTTTTCTTCTTGGGCGAGGTTTTGCTCATATTAGTGCCTCTACAACCAAGGTTAATGGAGTTGAGTGTCTGTCTTTGTTTTTGGAAGCTAATGAGATGCACACATGTCCTAAATGCATGGGTCATAATAAGCCTTCTTGGTGCTTGTTTCGTATATCTGTTTTGAGTCAAAAGGCATGGCGGAGTCATATGCATAAGGACTCGTATGGGAGATTAAATAAAACAACTCCAGCTCTAGGTTGGAATGATTATATGAAGATATCCGATTTGATTGGACCCAATAATGGATTTGTTATGAACAATACGGTGGAGTTCACGGTATCTTTCAAAGCAATCAAAGATTCTGCTGCTGTCCTTACATCTGGCTTTAAAAAATTTGGTGCCTTCAACAAAAGTGGCAGTTGTACCTGGaagattgaaaattttacaaGGTTGAAGGATATTCTGAAGAATGAAAAGATGATGGGAGTGTCTGTTGAGAGCAGTAAGTTTCAGGTTGAGGATCACGAATTTCGCTTGATTGTTTTTCCCAGAG GGCAATATCAAAAACCGATCTACCTTTCGATGATTATTGAAGCTTCGGGTCCTCAAGATGCCACCCAGGATTGGAGTTGTTTTGCCCGTTGTCGGCTATCCGTTGTGAATAAGAAGAATAAAGACAATTCTATTTTTACGGAAACACAGGGGCGTTTCTCAGAAGCTGCAAAAAGATGGGGGTGGCCTGAATTTTTGACTCTTGCAACTCTCTTTAATAAGGGTTCAGG GAGAGTTTAG
- the LOC107901326 gene encoding CCR4-NOT transcription complex subunit 10 isoform X2, producing MDSRDSSSSPAPNRDSSAGEDDGVLPVTAALAKEAALHFQSRNFSECVDVLDQLKVKKEGDPKVLHNIAIAEIFRDGCSDPKKLLEVLNDVKKRSEELVHASREQAESGSNGGNKFTSGSKGSGTTIQQFSSSDSASVIYTVESDASVAALNIAVIWFHLHEYSKALSVLEPLYQNIEPIDETTALHICLLLLDVLLACRDASKAADVLNYLEKAFGVGNVSQGENGNMTTTLQSTNLVGKSSSVPSSSFVSDASSSDLAASVNASENPLSRTLSEDRLDEMFSTLDIGGQNLPQPTDLTSANDHARITVDRSISGVDLKLMLQLYKVRFLLLTRNVKLAKREVKHAMNIARGRDSSMALLMKAQLEYACGNHRKAIKLLMASSNRTDAATSSMFNNNLGCIYYKLGKYHTSAVFFSKALSICSSLRKEKPLKLLTFSQDKSLLITYNCGLQYLACGKPILAARCFQKASSIFYKRPHLWLRLAECCLMAVEKGLVKGNQTPSDKSEIRANVIGKGRWRKLLIEYGVSRNGHVDSVEKNGWALGGDGQPKLSLSLARQCLYNALHLLNRSEWSNSKSVLPSNSFVEESESSDGASSKNLIHKKLPVIESRASTMLVGLVNSNGDLKESKGGANQEIVQNSISYYEDIHRRENQMIKQALLANLAYVELELDNPLKALSAALLLLEPPGCSRIYIFLGHVYAAEALCLLNKPKEAAEHLAIYLSGGNSIELPFSQEDFEQWRVEKPVDCEEPIGGAAAAKNPSHEGLQEFMFLKPEEARGTLYTNLAAVSAIQGELERAHHFVTQALSLVPNSSKATMTAIYVDLMLGKSQEALPKLKHCSHVRFLPSSLQLNKSS from the exons ATGGATTCGCGAGATTCATCATCGTCGCCGGCTCCAAATCGAGATAGTTCCGCCGGCGAAGACGATGGCGTCCTTCCCGTTACTGCTGCACTCGCTAAAGAAGCCGCTCTTCACTTCCAGTCTAGAAATTTCTCCGAGTGCGTCGATGTTTTGGATCAGCTAAAGGTGAAAAAGGAAGGCGATCCAAAG GTTCTTCATAATATTGCAATTGCGGAAATATTTCGGGATGGTTGCTCAGATCCAAAGAAGTTGCTTGAAGTCCTGAATGATGTCAAG AAGAGAAGTGAGGAGCTTGTTCATGCATCTAGGGAACAGGCGGAGTCTGGTAGCAATGGTGGTAATAAATTTACTTCGGGCTCAAAAGGCAGTGGTACAACTATTCAGCAGTTTTCTTCTTCAGATAGCGCCAGTGTTATTTACACAGTTGAATCTGATGCCTCTGTGGCTGCACTAAACATA GCAGTCATTTGGTTCCACCTTCATGAATACTCAAAGGCATTATCAGTTCTTGAACCTCTGTATCAAAACATTGAACCAATAGATgag ACAACAGCCCTTCATATCTGCTTATTGCTGCTGGATGTTCTGTTAGCTTGCCGTGATGCTTCGAAAGCTGCT gatgttttaaattatttggaaaaAGCATTTGGTGTTGGCAATGTGAGCCAAGGGGAAAATGGTAACATGACCACCACCCTGCAATCCACGAATCTAGTTGGAAAATCTTCCTCTGTTCCTAGCAGCTCTTTCGTCTCAGATGCGTCTAGTTCAGACTTAGCTGCTAGTGTAAATGCCTCTGAGAATCCTCTATCTAGAACTTTATCAGAAGACCGACTGGATGAAATGTTTTCGACCCTGGATATTGGTGGACAGAACTTACCACAGCCTACTGATCTTACATCTGCAAATGATCATGCCCGGATCACGGTTGATAGATCAATCTCTGGTGTTGATTTAAAGCTGATGTTGCAACTTTACAAGGTTCGGTTTTTGCTGCTCACTAGAAATGTAAAGCTAGCAAAACGCGAAGTGAAGCATGCTATGAACATTGCTCGAGGGAGAGATTCATCTATGGCTCTCCTTATGAAGGCCCAGCTTGAGTATGCTTGTGGAAACCATCGAAAAGCCATCAAGTTGTTGATGGCATCAAGTAATCGGACAGATGCAGCAACTTCAAGCATGTTCAACAACAATCTAGGCTGCATTTACTATAAGCTTGGGAAGTATCATACATCTGCAGTTTTCTTTTCCAAGGCACTCAGTATTTGTTCATCTCTTCGGAAGGAGAAGCCTCTAAAGCTATTAACATTCTCACAGGACAAATCTCTGCTCATAACATATAACTGTGGGTTGCAGTACTTGGCATGTGGGAAACCGATACTTGCTGCTCGCTGTTTCCAGAAGGCAAGTTCAATTTTCTACAAAAGACCCCACCTGTGGCTTCGGCTTGCTGAATGTTGTCTAATGGCTGTAGAAAAAGGACTTGTAAAAGGAAATCAAACTCCATCAGACAAATCAGAAATTAGAGCCAATGTTATTGGCAAGGGTAGGTGGAGGAAACTTCTAATAGAATATGGGGTTTCAAGAAATGGACATGTAGATTCTGTTGAAAAGAATGGTTGGGCTTTAGGTGGTGATGGGCAGCCTAAACTTTCATTATCCCTTGCTAGGCAGTGTCTCTATAATGCATTGCACTTGCTGAACCGTTCTGAGTGGAGTAATTCTAAATCTGTTTTACCCTCCAATTCATTCGTGGAGGAGAGTGAATCAAGTGATGGTGCATCTTCCAAGAACCTAATCCATAAGAAGTTACCTGTCATCGAATCCAGGGCTTCAACCATGTTAGTTGGTCTAGTTAACTCAAATGGAGATTTGAAAGAGTCAAAGGGGGGAGCTAATCAGGAGATTGTTCAGAACTCCATCTCCTATTATGAAGATATTCACAGAAGAGAAAATCAGATGATTAAGCAAGCTCTTCTTGCTAATCTGGCATATGTAGAGTTAGAACTAGATAATCCTTTGAAGGCCCTCTCTGCTGCACTATTGCTGTTAGAACCACCAGGTTGTTCAAGAATTTATATCTTTCTTGGTCACGTCTATGCAGCAGAGGCTCTTTGCTTACTGAACAAACCTAAGGAAGCTGCGGAGCATTTGGCCATTTATTTGTCTGGGGGCAATAGCATTGAATTGCCGTTTAGTCAAGAGGACTTTGAGCAGTGGCGAGTAGAAAAACCTGTTGATTGCGAAGAACCAATTGGAGGAGCAGCAGCTGCCAAGAATCCTTCTCATGAGGGCTTGCAGGAATTCATGTTTCTGAAGCCAGAAGAGGCACGTGGAACGCTTTACACTAATCTTGCCGCTGTGTCTGCAATACAAGGTGAACTTGAGCGGGCCCACCATTTTGTGACACAAGCGTTGTCCCTGGTACCAAACAGCAGCAAAGCCACTATGACTGCAATTTACGTCGATCTCATGCTCGGTAAGTCACAAGAAGCTCTGCCCAAGTTAAAACATTGTAGTCACGTCAGATTCCTTCCCAGCAGTCTACAGTTGAATAAATCCTCTTAA
- the LOC107901326 gene encoding CCR4-NOT transcription complex subunit 10 isoform X1, protein MDSRDSSSSPAPNRDSSAGEDDGVLPVTAALAKEAALHFQSRNFSECVDVLDQLKVKKEGDPKVLHNIAIAEIFRDGCSDPKKLLEVLNDVKKRSEELVHASREQAESGSNGGNKFTSGSKGSGTTIQQFSSSDSASVIYTVESDASVAALNIAVIWFHLHEYSKALSVLEPLYQNIEPIDETTALHICLLLLDVLLACRDASKAARSSLTLFRVRIIINPDVLNYLEKAFGVGNVSQGENGNMTTTLQSTNLVGKSSSVPSSSFVSDASSSDLAASVNASENPLSRTLSEDRLDEMFSTLDIGGQNLPQPTDLTSANDHARITVDRSISGVDLKLMLQLYKVRFLLLTRNVKLAKREVKHAMNIARGRDSSMALLMKAQLEYACGNHRKAIKLLMASSNRTDAATSSMFNNNLGCIYYKLGKYHTSAVFFSKALSICSSLRKEKPLKLLTFSQDKSLLITYNCGLQYLACGKPILAARCFQKASSIFYKRPHLWLRLAECCLMAVEKGLVKGNQTPSDKSEIRANVIGKGRWRKLLIEYGVSRNGHVDSVEKNGWALGGDGQPKLSLSLARQCLYNALHLLNRSEWSNSKSVLPSNSFVEESESSDGASSKNLIHKKLPVIESRASTMLVGLVNSNGDLKESKGGANQEIVQNSISYYEDIHRRENQMIKQALLANLAYVELELDNPLKALSAALLLLEPPGCSRIYIFLGHVYAAEALCLLNKPKEAAEHLAIYLSGGNSIELPFSQEDFEQWRVEKPVDCEEPIGGAAAAKNPSHEGLQEFMFLKPEEARGTLYTNLAAVSAIQGELERAHHFVTQALSLVPNSSKATMTAIYVDLMLGKSQEALPKLKHCSHVRFLPSSLQLNKSS, encoded by the exons ATGGATTCGCGAGATTCATCATCGTCGCCGGCTCCAAATCGAGATAGTTCCGCCGGCGAAGACGATGGCGTCCTTCCCGTTACTGCTGCACTCGCTAAAGAAGCCGCTCTTCACTTCCAGTCTAGAAATTTCTCCGAGTGCGTCGATGTTTTGGATCAGCTAAAGGTGAAAAAGGAAGGCGATCCAAAG GTTCTTCATAATATTGCAATTGCGGAAATATTTCGGGATGGTTGCTCAGATCCAAAGAAGTTGCTTGAAGTCCTGAATGATGTCAAG AAGAGAAGTGAGGAGCTTGTTCATGCATCTAGGGAACAGGCGGAGTCTGGTAGCAATGGTGGTAATAAATTTACTTCGGGCTCAAAAGGCAGTGGTACAACTATTCAGCAGTTTTCTTCTTCAGATAGCGCCAGTGTTATTTACACAGTTGAATCTGATGCCTCTGTGGCTGCACTAAACATA GCAGTCATTTGGTTCCACCTTCATGAATACTCAAAGGCATTATCAGTTCTTGAACCTCTGTATCAAAACATTGAACCAATAGATgag ACAACAGCCCTTCATATCTGCTTATTGCTGCTGGATGTTCTGTTAGCTTGCCGTGATGCTTCGAAAGCTGCT CGTAGCTCTCTAACTCTGTTCAGAGTTCGGATTATTATAAACCCG gatgttttaaattatttggaaaaAGCATTTGGTGTTGGCAATGTGAGCCAAGGGGAAAATGGTAACATGACCACCACCCTGCAATCCACGAATCTAGTTGGAAAATCTTCCTCTGTTCCTAGCAGCTCTTTCGTCTCAGATGCGTCTAGTTCAGACTTAGCTGCTAGTGTAAATGCCTCTGAGAATCCTCTATCTAGAACTTTATCAGAAGACCGACTGGATGAAATGTTTTCGACCCTGGATATTGGTGGACAGAACTTACCACAGCCTACTGATCTTACATCTGCAAATGATCATGCCCGGATCACGGTTGATAGATCAATCTCTGGTGTTGATTTAAAGCTGATGTTGCAACTTTACAAGGTTCGGTTTTTGCTGCTCACTAGAAATGTAAAGCTAGCAAAACGCGAAGTGAAGCATGCTATGAACATTGCTCGAGGGAGAGATTCATCTATGGCTCTCCTTATGAAGGCCCAGCTTGAGTATGCTTGTGGAAACCATCGAAAAGCCATCAAGTTGTTGATGGCATCAAGTAATCGGACAGATGCAGCAACTTCAAGCATGTTCAACAACAATCTAGGCTGCATTTACTATAAGCTTGGGAAGTATCATACATCTGCAGTTTTCTTTTCCAAGGCACTCAGTATTTGTTCATCTCTTCGGAAGGAGAAGCCTCTAAAGCTATTAACATTCTCACAGGACAAATCTCTGCTCATAACATATAACTGTGGGTTGCAGTACTTGGCATGTGGGAAACCGATACTTGCTGCTCGCTGTTTCCAGAAGGCAAGTTCAATTTTCTACAAAAGACCCCACCTGTGGCTTCGGCTTGCTGAATGTTGTCTAATGGCTGTAGAAAAAGGACTTGTAAAAGGAAATCAAACTCCATCAGACAAATCAGAAATTAGAGCCAATGTTATTGGCAAGGGTAGGTGGAGGAAACTTCTAATAGAATATGGGGTTTCAAGAAATGGACATGTAGATTCTGTTGAAAAGAATGGTTGGGCTTTAGGTGGTGATGGGCAGCCTAAACTTTCATTATCCCTTGCTAGGCAGTGTCTCTATAATGCATTGCACTTGCTGAACCGTTCTGAGTGGAGTAATTCTAAATCTGTTTTACCCTCCAATTCATTCGTGGAGGAGAGTGAATCAAGTGATGGTGCATCTTCCAAGAACCTAATCCATAAGAAGTTACCTGTCATCGAATCCAGGGCTTCAACCATGTTAGTTGGTCTAGTTAACTCAAATGGAGATTTGAAAGAGTCAAAGGGGGGAGCTAATCAGGAGATTGTTCAGAACTCCATCTCCTATTATGAAGATATTCACAGAAGAGAAAATCAGATGATTAAGCAAGCTCTTCTTGCTAATCTGGCATATGTAGAGTTAGAACTAGATAATCCTTTGAAGGCCCTCTCTGCTGCACTATTGCTGTTAGAACCACCAGGTTGTTCAAGAATTTATATCTTTCTTGGTCACGTCTATGCAGCAGAGGCTCTTTGCTTACTGAACAAACCTAAGGAAGCTGCGGAGCATTTGGCCATTTATTTGTCTGGGGGCAATAGCATTGAATTGCCGTTTAGTCAAGAGGACTTTGAGCAGTGGCGAGTAGAAAAACCTGTTGATTGCGAAGAACCAATTGGAGGAGCAGCAGCTGCCAAGAATCCTTCTCATGAGGGCTTGCAGGAATTCATGTTTCTGAAGCCAGAAGAGGCACGTGGAACGCTTTACACTAATCTTGCCGCTGTGTCTGCAATACAAGGTGAACTTGAGCGGGCCCACCATTTTGTGACACAAGCGTTGTCCCTGGTACCAAACAGCAGCAAAGCCACTATGACTGCAATTTACGTCGATCTCATGCTCGGTAAGTCACAAGAAGCTCTGCCCAAGTTAAAACATTGTAGTCACGTCAGATTCCTTCCCAGCAGTCTACAGTTGAATAAATCCTCTTAA